A region of Lacinutrix sp. Hel_I_90 DNA encodes the following proteins:
- the ftsA gene encoding cell division protein FtsA, whose amino-acid sequence MEQNLAVGLDIGTTKIVAMIGRKNEYGKVEILGIGKSKSLGVHRGVVNNITQTIQSIQLAIQEAEAAAALKIEGVTVGIAGQHIRSLQHSDYITRPDSETVIDEYDIERLVNQVHKLVMLPGEEIIHVLPQEYKVDGQAEIKEPIGMYGGRLEANFHVVVGQVSSIRNIGRCVKSAGLELEGITLEPLASANAVLSQEEKEAGVALIDIGGGTTDLAIFRDGIIRHTAVIPFGGNVITEDIKEGCSIIEKQAELLKIKFGSAWPGENKDNEIVSIPGLRGRDPKEITLKNLSKIIHARVVEIVEQVYVEIKNYGHEEQKKKLIAGIVLTGGGSQLKHLKQLVEYITGMDTRVGYPNEHLAGDSDDAVTSPLFATAVGLVMDGLKRQERIKAEKIEEELVAAIENDETIEEEDVAVELPKKQKRSFLDALTERVKDFLDNAE is encoded by the coding sequence ATGGAACAGAATTTAGCAGTAGGATTAGACATCGGAACCACAAAGATTGTGGCAATGATAGGTCGCAAAAATGAGTATGGAAAGGTGGAGATTTTGGGCATTGGAAAGTCTAAGAGTTTAGGTGTGCATCGTGGTGTGGTTAATAATATAACACAAACGATTCAATCTATTCAATTAGCTATCCAAGAGGCTGAAGCTGCTGCAGCTTTAAAAATTGAAGGGGTGACTGTAGGAATAGCGGGTCAGCATATTCGCAGTTTACAGCATAGTGATTACATTACACGACCAGATTCTGAAACTGTAATTGATGAGTACGATATTGAACGTTTAGTCAATCAAGTTCATAAATTAGTGATGCTGCCGGGAGAAGAAATCATTCATGTTCTACCGCAGGAATATAAGGTTGATGGTCAGGCTGAAATAAAAGAACCAATAGGAATGTATGGTGGTCGATTAGAAGCCAATTTTCATGTCGTTGTGGGTCAGGTGTCTTCTATTAGAAACATTGGCCGCTGTGTTAAAAGTGCAGGTTTAGAATTAGAGGGGATCACGTTAGAGCCGCTTGCATCTGCAAACGCGGTATTAAGCCAGGAGGAAAAAGAAGCCGGTGTTGCCTTAATTGATATTGGTGGTGGAACTACAGATTTGGCCATTTTTAGAGACGGAATTATTCGCCATACAGCAGTTATTCCGTTTGGTGGAAATGTGATTACAGAAGATATAAAAGAAGGCTGTTCTATTATTGAAAAGCAAGCGGAGTTATTAAAAATAAAATTTGGTTCAGCATGGCCAGGAGAAAATAAAGACAATGAGATTGTATCTATTCCAGGCTTACGTGGTCGTGATCCAAAAGAAATAACACTTAAAAACCTATCAAAAATTATTCATGCCAGAGTGGTGGAAATTGTTGAACAGGTTTACGTAGAAATTAAAAACTATGGTCACGAAGAACAAAAGAAGAAATTAATTGCAGGAATTGTTTTAACTGGTGGTGGTAGCCAGTTAAAACATCTCAAACAATTAGTAGAATACATTACAGGAATGGATACTAGAGTAGGGTATCCAAACGAGCATTTAGCTGGAGATAGCGATGATGCTGTTACCAGTCCATTGTTCGCTACAGCAGTTGGTTTGGTTATGGATGGTTTAAAACGCCAAGAACGCATAAAAGCAGAAAAAATTGAAGAAGAGCTTGTAGCGGCTATAGAAAATGATGAAACGATAGAAGAAGAAGACGTAGCAGTTGAACTGCCAAAAAAACAAAAGCGCTCTTTTTTAGATGCGTTAACTGAGCGTGTTAAGGATTTCCTTGATAATGCTGAATAA
- the ftsZ gene encoding cell division protein FtsZ has protein sequence MSNNEFENFTFDLPKNQSNVIKVIGVGGGGSNAINHMFQQGIKGVDFVICNTDAQALQNSGVPNKIQLGVNLTEGLGAGANPDVGMQSAVESFSDIQQMLGTNTKMVFITAGMGGGTGTGAAPIIAKMAKEMDILTVGIVTMPFQFEGKMRNEQAQIGIEKLRGEVDSLIVINNNKLREVYGNLGFKAGFSKADEVLSTASRGIAEVITHHYTQNIDLRDAKTVLSNSGTAIMGSATAAGQNRAQQAISKALDSPLLNDNKITGAKNVLLLIVSGSQEITIDEIGEINDHIQIEAGHGANIIMGVGEDESLEESIAVTIIATGFNVEQQDEISNTEAKKVIHALEEDQSLEKDLTSEERKPANTTPAIALEVKKEIPVVKHTLDIEADTEDTLSKFEMEQVNKQRSVVYEDFGLIPTTESLRNMDVVYDEVVVNFENEEEFVITPSETKTENTEVVEAEERKQITLSFDLPINEPTVEETSKTETPIIHDLTSEIKDYEVNDHVELIPVTEIREHEEVRYALDDYTEVNSALNKNTKTQVQEFIDTEIVFEKKVLAKEEEQARPEGDFDPMNCSISDILKERADDRREKMKNFNYKFNTSKIEDIEKIPAYKRQGTTLDETKHSSSATNVSKTSLSIDDNDDIQLRNNNSFLHDNVD, from the coding sequence ATGAGCAACAATGAATTCGAAAATTTCACTTTTGATTTACCTAAAAATCAATCCAATGTCATCAAAGTTATTGGTGTAGGAGGAGGTGGGAGTAACGCTATTAATCACATGTTCCAGCAAGGCATCAAGGGTGTCGATTTTGTTATTTGTAATACCGATGCGCAGGCATTACAAAACAGTGGGGTTCCAAACAAAATTCAGTTAGGTGTAAATTTAACTGAAGGTCTTGGCGCCGGTGCCAATCCAGATGTAGGTATGCAATCTGCTGTTGAGAGTTTTTCAGACATTCAGCAAATGTTAGGGACGAATACTAAAATGGTATTTATCACTGCTGGTATGGGTGGAGGAACAGGAACAGGAGCAGCGCCAATAATAGCCAAAATGGCTAAAGAAATGGATATTTTAACCGTTGGAATTGTGACGATGCCCTTTCAGTTTGAAGGAAAAATGCGTAACGAGCAAGCTCAAATTGGTATTGAAAAACTCCGTGGAGAAGTCGATTCATTAATTGTTATTAATAATAATAAATTACGTGAGGTTTATGGTAACCTTGGTTTTAAAGCAGGGTTTTCTAAAGCAGATGAGGTGTTATCAACGGCGTCTCGTGGTATAGCCGAAGTAATAACGCATCACTATACACAAAACATCGATTTACGTGATGCAAAAACGGTGTTAAGCAATAGCGGTACAGCCATTATGGGTTCTGCAACTGCGGCTGGTCAAAACCGTGCGCAGCAAGCCATTTCTAAAGCATTAGATTCACCATTGTTGAACGATAATAAAATTACAGGAGCTAAAAACGTATTGTTGCTAATCGTTTCTGGTTCTCAGGAAATTACTATTGATGAGATAGGTGAAATTAACGATCACATTCAGATAGAAGCAGGCCATGGTGCAAATATTATTATGGGTGTTGGTGAAGATGAATCATTAGAAGAGTCAATTGCAGTTACTATTATTGCTACAGGTTTTAATGTAGAGCAGCAAGATGAGATTTCTAATACGGAAGCAAAAAAAGTAATACATGCTTTGGAAGAAGACCAGAGTCTTGAGAAGGATTTAACTTCAGAGGAGCGCAAACCAGCTAATACTACTCCGGCTATAGCGTTGGAAGTAAAGAAAGAAATACCAGTTGTAAAACACACTTTAGATATTGAAGCCGATACTGAAGATACGTTAAGCAAGTTTGAAATGGAACAAGTGAACAAACAGCGTAGTGTGGTTTATGAAGATTTCGGATTGATTCCAACGACAGAAAGCCTCAGAAACATGGATGTTGTATATGATGAAGTTGTTGTAAATTTTGAAAATGAAGAAGAGTTTGTTATAACACCATCTGAAACAAAAACGGAAAATACTGAAGTAGTAGAAGCGGAAGAAAGAAAGCAAATTACATTGAGTTTCGACTTGCCTATTAATGAGCCAACAGTGGAAGAAACATCTAAAACTGAAACGCCTATTATTCATGATTTAACAAGTGAGATAAAAGACTATGAAGTTAATGATCATGTTGAATTGATTCCAGTTACTGAAATAAGAGAGCATGAAGAAGTACGTTATGCTTTAGACGATTATACCGAAGTAAATTCGGCACTAAATAAAAACACGAAAACTCAAGTTCAGGAATTTATAGACACAGAAATTGTTTTTGAAAAGAAAGTATTAGCTAAAGAAGAAGAACAGGCAAGGCCAGAGGGCGATTTTGATCCTATGAATTGTTCGATTTCAGATATTTTAAAAGAGCGTGCAGATGATAGAAGAGAAAAGATGAAGAATTTTAACTATAAATTTAATACCTCTAAAATTGAGGATATAGAGAAAATTCCGGCTTACAAGAGACAGGGAACAACTTTAGATGAAACGAAACATTCTTCTTCAGCAACAAATGTGTCTAAAACCAGTCTAAGTATAGATGATAACGACGACATTCAATTAAGAAATAATAATTCTTTTTTGCACGATAATGTAGATTAA
- a CDS encoding GatB/YqeY domain-containing protein: MSLSANIMTALKEAMKSKDTLALAALRAVKAEILLAQTENGAKEALTEEQELKILQKQVKQRKDSAAIFLEQGREDLATPELAEAKVIEQFLPEAMSEDAVAKLVDTVIAKTGAEGMKDMGKVMGMVSAEVAGRADGKTISNIVKAKLG; this comes from the coding sequence ATGAGTTTATCAGCTAACATAATGACGGCCTTAAAAGAGGCTATGAAAAGTAAAGACACCTTGGCGTTAGCAGCGTTACGAGCAGTGAAGGCTGAAATATTATTAGCACAAACTGAAAATGGAGCAAAAGAAGCGTTAACTGAAGAACAAGAATTAAAAATTCTTCAAAAACAAGTCAAGCAAAGAAAAGATAGTGCCGCTATTTTTTTAGAGCAAGGTAGAGAAGATTTAGCTACTCCAGAATTAGCAGAAGCTAAAGTTATAGAACAGTTTTTGCCAGAAGCCATGAGTGAAGACGCGGTTGCCAAGTTGGTTGATACTGTTATTGCTAAAACAGGAGCAGAAGGCATGAAAGATATGGGTAAAGTAATGGGGATGGTAAGTGCGGAAGTTGCTGGAAGGGCAGACGGGAAAACCATTTCGAATATAGTAAAAGCTAAATTAGGGTAA
- a CDS encoding zinc-dependent peptidase — MINFLFLLQNKSENPAFLNTISVVLITCGLFIIGIGVFKFIEGFYIDFIAKKPLFRHFYLVTKELSPSQKKLLENDFKFYKRLDVKQQKYFRHRVFKFLSQVEFTGKEGLVIDDEKKILVAATAIMLTFGFRDYAINLIDKILIYPSIFYSTLDRNYHKGHFNPGYRAILLSWKDFIHGHKVEDDNLNLGIHEFVHALHLSYLSSKRTNDISAHIFISSLEALHEYIDSKVNFKLHMQKSAYFRNYAFENDFEFTAVIIENFIETPLEFRSRYPNVYKHVKQMLNFDFAGY, encoded by the coding sequence ATGATTAACTTCCTTTTTTTACTCCAAAACAAATCAGAAAACCCAGCCTTTTTAAATACCATTTCTGTAGTGCTAATCACTTGTGGTCTTTTTATAATTGGTATAGGTGTTTTTAAGTTTATAGAAGGGTTCTATATAGATTTTATAGCAAAAAAACCGCTATTCAGACATTTTTATCTAGTGACTAAAGAGTTGAGTCCAAGCCAAAAGAAATTATTGGAGAATGATTTTAAATTCTATAAGCGATTAGATGTTAAGCAACAGAAATATTTTAGACATCGTGTTTTTAAATTCCTATCTCAAGTAGAATTTACAGGGAAAGAAGGTTTAGTAATAGACGATGAAAAGAAAATTCTAGTGGCAGCAACGGCTATCATGCTCACCTTTGGTTTTAGAGATTATGCCATTAATTTAATAGATAAAATTTTAATTTATCCTTCGATTTTCTACTCCACGCTAGATAGAAATTATCATAAAGGTCATTTTAACCCAGGTTATAGAGCCATATTATTATCATGGAAAGATTTTATACATGGACATAAAGTTGAAGATGATAATTTAAACTTAGGCATTCACGAATTTGTTCATGCTTTACACTTAAGTTATTTGAGCTCCAAGCGAACTAACGATATTAGTGCACATATATTTATTAGCAGCTTAGAAGCATTACATGAATATATAGATTCAAAAGTAAATTTTAAGTTACACATGCAAAAATCGGCCTATTTTAGAAACTACGCTTTTGAAAACGATTTTGAATTTACGGCGGTAATCATCGAAAATTTTATTGAAACACCTCTCGAGTTTAGAAGTCGTTATCCAAACGTTTACAAACACGTTAAACAAATGTTGAATTTCGATTTTGCGGGTTATTAA
- the rpe gene encoding ribulose-phosphate 3-epimerase, which yields MSSKLIAPSMLAADFGNLQRDTEMVNNSDADWFHIDVMDGHFVPNISYGMPVIAAIKKHATKPLDVHLMIEKPERYIEEFAKVGADIITVHHESTVHLHRTLRQIKDAGCKAGVVLNISTPVSVLEDILPECYMVLLMSINPGFGGQKFEEVTYERVKKLRKMIDEQGLDTLIEIDGGVTDKNIKQLVDAGANAFVAGSHIFKSDDPIKTTAKLKALANQ from the coding sequence ATGTCTTCAAAATTAATTGCACCTTCCATGCTTGCTGCCGATTTTGGCAACCTACAACGGGATACAGAAATGGTTAATAATAGTGATGCCGATTGGTTTCACATAGATGTCATGGACGGACACTTCGTTCCCAACATTTCTTACGGGATGCCAGTAATTGCAGCTATTAAAAAGCACGCCACTAAGCCCTTAGATGTGCATTTAATGATTGAAAAGCCAGAACGCTACATTGAAGAATTCGCAAAAGTTGGTGCAGATATTATTACTGTGCATCATGAGTCCACGGTACACTTACATCGCACACTACGACAAATTAAAGACGCAGGTTGTAAAGCTGGAGTTGTTTTAAACATTTCGACACCAGTGTCTGTACTCGAAGATATATTACCAGAATGTTATATGGTTTTATTAATGTCTATTAATCCCGGTTTTGGCGGACAAAAATTTGAGGAAGTTACCTACGAACGTGTAAAAAAACTTCGAAAAATGATTGACGAGCAAGGCTTAGACACCCTTATAGAAATAGATGGAGGCGTTACAGATAAAAACATTAAACAACTGGTAGATGCTGGCGCTAATGCTTTTGTTGCTGGAAGTCATATCTTTAAAAGTGATGATCCTATTAAAACAACAGCTAAGCTTAAAGCTTTGGCTAACCAATAA
- a CDS encoding BLUF domain-containing protein, whose protein sequence is MYKTVCYLSTPSRNLSILDYENLFFTTKQNNDRLNIFGALIKTQDVFFQIIEGETPIIDALYNKIKTDSRHNHVIEMLNQPIESPTFSNFGAGYAIINNEDAIRALYNYINTLESKNTKSDSLFRNIISKLINVDA, encoded by the coding sequence ATGTATAAAACTGTTTGCTATCTCAGCACACCAAGCAGAAACCTGTCCATTTTAGACTACGAGAACCTATTCTTCACCACCAAACAGAATAATGACCGACTAAATATTTTTGGTGCCTTAATTAAAACCCAAGACGTTTTTTTTCAAATTATTGAAGGAGAAACACCAATTATTGATGCGCTTTATAATAAAATAAAAACGGACTCAAGACATAATCATGTTATTGAAATGCTCAATCAGCCCATTGAAAGCCCTACATTTTCCAATTTTGGTGCTGGCTACGCGATAATTAATAATGAAGACGCCATAAGAGCATTATACAATTATATCAACACCTTAGAAAGCAAAAACACAAAAAGCGATTCTCTTTTTCGTAATATTATTTCAAAACTAATAAATGTTGACGCTTAA
- a CDS encoding BLUF domain-containing protein, which translates to MLKAICYISTIKSKTSQEDLDNLSYFVSSKNNELDITGILIIQQGHFFQIMEGVQTKVETIFDKIKKDSRHSGLIKLLETKIDYRIFEDYESGNFSVIKDFSNLKKLRIYFNWIKEANILEVDELITLTNTFLNYNQRL; encoded by the coding sequence ATGTTAAAGGCAATCTGTTATATTAGTACTATAAAAAGTAAAACATCCCAAGAGGATTTAGATAATTTATCTTATTTCGTATCCTCTAAAAACAACGAACTTGATATAACAGGCATTCTTATCATACAACAGGGGCATTTTTTTCAAATCATGGAGGGCGTTCAAACTAAAGTTGAAACCATATTTGATAAAATAAAAAAAGATTCACGTCATAGCGGCTTAATAAAGCTACTTGAAACCAAAATAGATTATCGCATATTTGAAGATTATGAAAGTGGAAATTTTTCTGTTATCAAAGATTTTTCAAATCTGAAAAAGTTACGCATTTACTTTAATTGGATTAAAGAAGCTAACATTTTAGAAGTTGACGAATTAATAACACTCACCAATACGTTCCTTAATTATAACCAGAGACTTTAA
- a CDS encoding RNA polymerase sigma factor RpoD/SigA → MRQLKITKQVTNRETASLDKYLQEIGKVDLITADEEVELAQRIKAGDQLALEKLTKANLRFVVSVAKQYQNQGLTLPDLINEGNLGLIKAAQRFDETRGFKFISYAVWWIRQSILQALAEQSRIVRLPLNKIGSINKINKTFAFLEQAHERPPSAEEIAKELDMTINDVKESMKNSGRHVSMDAPLVEGEDSNLYDVLNSGESPNPDRELLHESLRTEIERALETLTPREADVIRLYFGLGNQHPMTLEEIGETFDLTRERVRQIKEKAIRRLKHTSRSKILKTYLG, encoded by the coding sequence ATGAGACAACTTAAAATTACCAAGCAGGTTACCAACCGTGAGACCGCATCATTAGATAAATATCTACAGGAAATTGGAAAAGTTGACTTAATTACCGCAGACGAAGAAGTAGAATTAGCACAACGTATCAAGGCTGGCGATCAGTTAGCACTTGAGAAATTAACGAAGGCTAATTTACGTTTCGTAGTATCGGTAGCTAAGCAATACCAAAATCAAGGATTGACCCTACCCGATTTAATTAACGAAGGTAACTTAGGTTTAATTAAAGCTGCACAACGTTTTGATGAAACACGTGGTTTTAAATTTATCTCATATGCTGTATGGTGGATTCGTCAATCGATTTTACAAGCGTTAGCTGAGCAATCTCGTATTGTACGTTTACCGCTTAACAAAATTGGTTCTATCAACAAAATAAATAAAACCTTTGCTTTCTTAGAACAAGCACATGAGCGTCCGCCAAGTGCTGAAGAAATTGCAAAAGAATTAGATATGACTATTAACGACGTCAAGGAATCTATGAAGAATTCTGGACGTCACGTGAGTATGGATGCGCCTTTAGTTGAAGGTGAAGATTCTAACCTTTACGATGTATTAAATTCTGGTGAGTCACCAAATCCAGATCGTGAGTTATTACACGAATCTTTACGTACCGAAATAGAGCGTGCTTTAGAGACCTTAACCCCTCGTGAAGCAGATGTTATTCGTTTGTATTTTGGCTTAGGAAATCAGCACCCAATGACCTTAGAAGAAATAGGGGAAACGTTCGACTTAACCCGTGAGCGTGTAAGACAAATTAAAGAAAAGGCGATTCGTAGATTAAAACATACCTCTCGCAGTAAAATATTAAAAACATACTTAGGCTAA